A single region of the Rattus rattus isolate New Zealand chromosome 8, Rrattus_CSIRO_v1, whole genome shotgun sequence genome encodes:
- the Sema7a gene encoding semaphorin-7A — protein sequence MTPPPPGRAAPSAPRARVLSLPARFGLPLRLRLLLVFWVAAASAQGHSRSGPRISAVWKGQDHVDFGQPEPHTVLFHEPGSFSVWVGGRGKVYLFNFPEGKNASVRTVNIGSTKGSCQDKQDCENYITLLERRGNGLLVCGTNARKPSCWNLVNDSVVMSLGEMKGYAPFSPDENSLVLFEGDEVYSTIRKQEYNGKIPRFRRIRGESELYTSDTVMQNPQFIKATIVHQDQAYDDKIYYFFREDNPDKNPEAPLNVSRVAQLCRGDQGGESSLSVSKWNTFLKAMLVCSDAATNRNFNRLQDVFLLPDPSGQWRDTRVYGVFSNPWNYSAVCVYSLGDIDRVFRTSSLKGYHMGLPNPRPGMCLPKKQPIPTETFQVADSHPEVAQRVEPMGPLKTPLFHSKYHYQKVVVHRMQASNGETFHVLYLTTDRGTIHKVVESGDQEHSFVFNIMEIQPFHRAAAIQAISLDADRRKLYVTSQWEVSQVPLDMCGVYSGGCHGCLMSRDPYCGWDQDQDRCVSIYSSQRSVLQSINPAEPHRECPNPNPDEAPLQKVSLARNSRYYLTCPMESRHATYLWRHEENVEQSCEPGHQSPSCILFIENLTARQYGHYRCEAQEGSYLREAQHWELLPEDRALAEQLLGHARALAASFWLGVLPTLVLGLLVH from the exons GGCAGGACCATGTGGACTttggccagcctgagccacacacTGTGCTTTTCCATGAGCCGGGCAGCTTCTCTGTCTGGGTAGGTGGACGTGGCAAGGTCTACCTCTTCAACTTTCCCGAGGGCAAGAATGCCTCCGTGCGCACG gtGAACATTGGCTCCACAAAGGGGTCCTGTCAGGACAAACAG GACTGCGAGAATTACATCACTCTTCTTGAGAGGCGGGGTAATGGACTGCTGGTCTGTGGCACCAATGCCCGGAAACCCAGCTGCTGGAATTTG GTGAATGACAGTGTGGTGATGTCACTTGGTGAGATGAAAGGCTATGCCCCCTTCAGCCCGGATGAGAACTCCCTGGTTCTGTTTGAAG GGGATGAAGTGTACTCTACAATCCGGAAGCAGGAATACAATGGCAAGATCCCTCGCTTTCGCCGCATTCGGGGAGAGAGTGAACTGTACACAAGTGATACTGTCATGCAGA ATCCACAGTTCATCAAGGCCACCATTGTGCACCAGGACCAAGCCTATGATGATAAGATCTACTACTTCTTCCGAGAAGACAACCCTGACAAGAACCCCGAGGCTCCTCTCAATGTGTCCCGAGTGGCCCAGTTATGCAGG GGGGACCAGGGTGGTGAGAGTTCATTGTCTGTCTCCAAGTGGAACACCTTCCTGAAAGCCATGCTGGTTTGCAGCGACGCAGCCACCAACAGGAACTTCAATCGACTGCAAGATGTCTTCCTACTCCCCGACCCCAGTGGCCAGTGGAGGGATACCAGGGTCTATGGCGTTTTCTCCAACCCCTG GAACTACTCAGCTGTCTGTGTGTATTCGCTTGGTGACATTGACAGAGTCTTCCGTACCTCCTCACTCAAAGGCTACCACATGGGCCTTCCCAACCCTCGACCTGGCATG TGCCTCCCAAAAAAGCAGCCCATACCCACGGAAACCTTCCAGGTAGCCGACAGTCACCCGGAGGTGGCCCAGAGAGTGGAACCCATGGGGCCACTGAAGACACCATTGTTCCACTCTAAGTACCATTACCAGAAAGTGGTTGTCCACCGCATGCAAGCCAGCAATGGGGAGACCTTCCATGTACTTTACCTAACCACAG ACAGGGGCACCATTCACAAGGTGGTGGAATCAGGGGACCAGGAACACAGCTTTGTCTTCAACATCATGGAGATCCAGCCCTTTCACCGTGCAGCTGCCATCCAGGCCATATCACTGGATGCTGACCGG CGGAAGCTGTATGTGACCTCCCAGTGGGAAGTGAGCCAGGTTCCCCTGGACATGTGTGGGGTCTACAGTGGGGGCTGCCATGGCTGCCTCATGTCCCGAGACCCCTACTGTGGCTGGGACCAGGACCAGGACCGCTGCGTGTCTATCTACAGCTCCCAACG GTCAGTGCTGCAGTCCATCAATCCAGCTGAGCCACACAGAGAGTGTCCCAACCCCAACCCAG ATGAGGCTCCATTGCAGAAGGTTTCCCTGGCCCGGAACTCTCGATACTACCTGACCTGCCCCATGGAGTCCCGCCACGCCACCTACTTATGGCGCCACGAGGAGAATGTGGAGCAGAGCTGTGAGCCAGGCCACCAAAGCCCCAGCTGCATTCTATTCATAGAGAACCTCACCGCCCGTCAGTACGGCCACTACCGCTGCGAGGCCCAAGAGGGTTCCTACCTCCGTGAGGCTCAACACTGGGAGCTGCTGCCGGAGGACAGAGCGCTGGCCGAACAGCTCTTGGGCCATGCCCGGGCCCTGGCCGCCTCCTTCTGGCTGGGGGTCCTGCCCACACTCGTACTAGGTCTGCTGGTTCACTAG